A single window of Salvia splendens isolate huo1 chromosome 8, SspV2, whole genome shotgun sequence DNA harbors:
- the LOC121745116 gene encoding katanin p80 WD40 repeat-containing subunit B1 homolog KTN80.2-like translates to MEKRGYKLQEFVAHAGNVNCLSFGKKNCRVFITGGDDQKVNLWSVGKPTSLMSLCGHTSPVESAAFDSAEVLVVAGSSSGAIKLWDLEETKMVRTLTGHRSYCTAVEFHPFGEFFASGSMDTNLKIWDIRKKGCIHTYKGHTRGISTIRFTPDGRWVVSGGFDNVVKVWDLTAGKLLHDFKFHEGHIRTIEFHPLEFLLATGSADKTVKFWDLETFEMIGSARREAAGVRSVAFHPDGRTLFCGLDDSLKVYSWEPVVCHDSVDMGWSTLGDLCIDDGKLLGGAYHENTVAVWIADVSLVEPYGTRFAPEQYDHSELKHECEGSPLEKEESHVKSKSNLKSTVPDSESKDIKTIYVDRVNSISSKTAETVEVPKVVQTSDSSQISEIGVQKPNPRASSPPSDSMEISNVKIQKHSPPETLPRSEPKKISTIGSQKRGPAASSLSAKVNVPSVNRTIIMPSIVPRDSIGKDSIGSRRDSIALAKASSGMNSRSSHARRQSSSRLDMERMSVALESLPSDNVRKPAVSRKDLNIRNRLFPDANSKDFSEGKQSNIDTVVEKPDRTSLPATTSSDQPLDSCKGASSIKVVNGVAVVHGRTRSLVERFEGKEKIDVDDICTPDRTRGGAALEPAETPSPQITDQKIDVRVQPTLDDNIVLENLMQSHDVLLSTFRSRLTKLQVVRHFWERNDVKGAINALKRLPDHSVQADVVGVLIERMEAITLELFSCLLPVLLGLLESKAERHASLSLEMLLKLVAVFGTVVHTTVSARRSVGVDLHAEERLECCRQCSSHLQNVQNMLPELVKRGGVLARYAQQLNLVLQQT, encoded by the exons ATGGAGAAACGCGGATATAAGCTGC AGGAATTTGTTGCACACGCGGGGAATGTAAATTGTTTGAGCTTTGGGAAAAAGAATTGCCGCGTATTTATTACAGGTGGAGATGATCAGAAAGTGAATCTTTGGTCCGTTGGCAAACCGACATCTCTAATG AGCCTGTGTGGTCACACTAGTCCGGTTGAGTCTGCAGCCTTTGATTCAGCGGAAGTTTTAGTGGTAGCTGGATCATCTTCGGGGGCCATAAAATTGTGGGATCTGGAAGAAACTAAAA TGGTTCGCACTCTTACCGGGCACAGATCCTATTGTACTGCCGTTGAGTTTCACCCATTTGGTGAGTTTTTTGCATCTGGTTCCATGGATACTAATCTGAAGATATGGGATATTAGAAAGAAAGGGTGCATTCACACATATAAGGGCCATACTCGAGGGATCAGTACAATAAGATTCACTCCTGATGGCCGCTGGGTAGTGTCTGGTGGATTCGATAATGTTGTAAAG GTGTGGGACCTGACTGCTGGAAAGCTTTTGCATGATTTCAAGTTTCATGAAGGACATATTCGTACGATAGAATTTCATCCGCTCGAGTTTCTTTTAGCAACAG GTTCAGCAGACAAAACAGTGAAATTCTGGGATCTGGAGACCTTTGAGATGATTGGATCTGCCAGGCGTGAG GCTGCAGGAGTGAGATCTGTTGCATTTCACCCTGATGGTAGAACACTTTTTTGTGGACTTGATGATAGCTTAAAG GTTTACTCGTGGGAGCCTGTAGTTTGCCATGATTCAGTTGATATGGGATGGTCAACACTTGGCGATCTTTGCATCGATGATGGGAAACTTTTAGGCGGTGCATATCATGAAAACACGGTTGCAGTTTGGATAGCAGATGTTTCG CTTGTGGAGCCTTATGGTACAAGATTTGCTCCGGAGCAGTATGACCACTCTGAGCTGAAACATGAGTGTGAGGGAAGTCCTTTGGAGAAGGAAGAAAGCCATGTAAAGTCAAAGTCCAATCTTAAGTCTACAGTGCCAGATAGCGAGTCTAAGGACATCAAAACTATTTATGTTGACC GTGTGAATTCCATCAGTTCCAAGACAGCTGAAACAGTTGAAGTTCCTAAGGTTGTACAGACATCTGATTCCAGCCAAATCAGCGAAATTGGAGTGCAGAAGCCCAATCCTAGAGCAAGTTCGCCTCCATCAGATTCCATGGAAATCAGCAACGTTAAGATTCAGAAGCACAGTCCACCAGAAACTTTGCCTCGATCTGAACCCAAGAAGATCAGCACTATTGGATCCCAGAAGCGTGGTCCTGCAGCTAGTAGCTTGTCAGCAAAAGTTAATGTGCCGTCCGTTAATAGAACTATTATTATGCCAAGCATAGTACCCCGAGATAGCATTGGAAAAGATTCAATTGGGTCTAGAAGGGATTCCATTGCGTTGGCTAAGGCCAGCAGTGGCATGAATTCTAGGTCATCTCACGCACGGAGGCAGTCAAGCAGTAGGTTAGATATGGAAAGAATGTCAGTGGCCCTTGAATCTCTGCCCTCTGATAATGTGAGAAAACCTGCTGTTAGTAGAAAGGATCTAAATATTCGTAATAGGCTGTTCCCTGATGCAAATTCGAAGGACTTTTCTGaggggaaacaatcaaataTTGATACTGTTGTCGAAAAGCCTGACAGAACTTCACTGCCAGCCACGACATCAA gTGATCAGCCTCTCGATTCTTGCAAAGGGGCGAGTTCCATTAAAGTTGTCAATGGAG TGGCAGTTGTGCATGGAAGGACACGTAGTTTGGTTGAGAGGTTTGAGGGAAAGGAAAAAATTGATGTGGATGACATTTGCACCCCTGATAGGACTCGTGGTGGTGCTGCTCTCGAGCCTGCGGAAACTCCCTCCCCCCAG ATTACTGACCAGAAAATTGACGTGAGAGTGCAGCCTACTTTGGATGATAATATTGTCCTCGAGAATCTTATGCAGAGTCATGATGTGCTATTGAGTACATTCCGGTCAAGACTGACAAAGCTGCAG GTGGTTCGACATTTTTGGGAAAGGAATGATGTTAAGGGTGCTATAAATGCTTTGAAGAGACTGCCTGACCATTCT GTACAGGCAGATGTAGTTGGTGTTCTGATTGAGAGAATGGAGGCTATTACGTTGGAACTATTTTCTTGCTTGCTTCCTGTGCTTTTAGGATTATTGGAAAGCAAAGCAGAAAG GCATGCTAGTCTCTCGTTGGAAATGCTTTTAAAGCTTGTAGCAGTCTTTGGCACAGTAGTTCATACGACAGTTTCAGCACGTCGTTCGGTCGGTGTTGATCTTCATGCAGAGGAGAG ACTCGAATGTTGCAGACAGTGTTCCTCGCATCTGCAGAATGTGCAGAACATGCTTCCAGAACTTGTGAA GAGGGGAGGTGTCTTAGCAAGATATGCACAACAACTGAACCTGGTTCTTCAACAAACATAG